The following coding sequences lie in one Apium graveolens cultivar Ventura chromosome 3, ASM990537v1, whole genome shotgun sequence genomic window:
- the LOC141712877 gene encoding uncharacterized protein LOC141712877, producing MDQFGVLVESIGFKAQSKSTPLADLKGKTNINNGFPPNLDFKAKAPSNSVDGSGFGDIFGSNYGLKTQNSDGFDDVFGGSNVYDLDSVFKGSNNLGSNSGGVDDSDDIFGAFLGKKDSESTNYGNLFGKIPPPPKRNTFNDDLLGGFSDMKPKLDTGSGFDDLIPGFGKSSDPRNGEKPERGRSWNSSDKDGKSKINLVEDPFNIFETSTLQRNYTPAVVPDLLNEGENRASADVDILESMFGMGARSKNIPSPSPVTKDSVYDALFQKSKVPANQGSGNFLSTREVSPSISMDDDFSFLSEVEVAPPSRIFQEVEGESEERRRARLNHHQNTQERMIKALNEKNRRDRQVQLEQEERHRLAATLDDDIKRWASGKEGNLRALLSSLQYVLWPECGWRPVSLTDMMTSISVKKVYQKATLCVHPDKVQQKGANIQQKYIAEKVFDVLKEAYNKFSSEEL from the exons ATGGATCAGTTTGGTGTTTTAGTTGAAAGTATTGGCTTTAAAGCACAATCTAAATCAACCCCTTTGGCTGATTTGAAGGGTAAAACCAATATCAATAATGGGTTTCCTCCTAATTTGGATTTTAAGGCCAAAGCTCCATCTAATTCTGTTGATGGGTCTGGTTTTGGTGACATTTTCGGGTCGAATTATGGCTTGAAAACCCAGAATTCTGATGGTTTTGATGATGTGTTTGGTGGCTCAAATGTCTATGATTTGGATTCTGTGTTTAAGGGTTCTAATAATTTGGGTTCAAATTCTGGTGGTGTtgatgatagtgatgatattTTTGGTGCATTTTTGGGGAAAAAGGACTCCGAGTCTACGAATTATGGTAATTTGTTTGGGAAGATACCTCCACCCCCCAAGCGGAACACTTTTAATGATGATTTGCTTGGGGGGTTTAGTGATATGAAGCCCAAGTTAGATACTGGTTCTGGTTTTGATGACTTGATACCTGGATTTGGGAAAAGCAGTGATCCAAGAAACGG AGAAAAGCCGGAAAGAGGCCGTTCATGGAATTCAAGTGATAAAGATGgtaaatcaaaaataaatttggTAGAAGACCCCTTCAACATATTTGAAACATCTACTCTTCAGAGAAACTATACGCCAGCTGTGGTTCCTGATCTGCTAAATGAAGGAGAGAATCGAGCATCTGCGGACGTAGATATTTTGGAGTCGATGTTTGGTATGGGTGCTAGATCGAAGAATATACCGAGTCCAAGCCCAGTAACTAAG GATTCTGTATATGATGCACTATTCCAGAAAAGCAAAGTTCCTGCAAATCAAGGGTCGGGAAATTTTCTCAGCACGAGAGAAGTTTCCCCTTCTATTAGTATGGATGATGATTTCTCATTCCTCTCTGAAGTTGAAG TTGCCCCTCCATCTAGAATATTCCAGGAAGTTGAAGGAGAGAGTGAAGAAAGAAGAAGAGCCAGATTAAATCATCATCAAAATACCCAGGAGCGTatg ATTAAAGCTTTAAATGAAAAGAATCGACGTGATCGTCAGGTACAGCTAGAGCAAGAAGAGAGGCAT AGGCTTGCTGCGACTTTGGACGATGACATAAAACGCTGGGCCTCAGGAAAAGAAGGCAATTTGCGTGCACTTCTATCATCGTTACAATAT GTGCTTTGGCCTGAATGTGGCTGGCGTCCAGTTTCTTTGACTGATATGATGACATCTATCTCAGTTAAAAAGGTTTATCAGAAGGCAACCTTATGTGTGCATCCAGATAAGGTTCAACAAAAAGGCGCCAACATTCAACAGAAGTATATTGCGGAAAAAGTTTTTGACGTTCTGAAG GAAGCATATAACAAATTTAGCTCTGAAGAACTATAA